GCGAACTACGCCGACGCCGACGCCATCGAGCAGCGCGCCAAGGCGCAAGAGGCCGCCAACGCCACCCTGGGCAAGTCCAAGGCGGCCATCGAAGAGATGACGCTGGCCGAGCTCAAGCACCAGATGGCCGAGGCCCAGGGCAGCGACAGCTTCGACCCCAAATACATCGCCTCACTGGAGCGCAAGATCGCCGCGCAAGAGCGCTGGGTGACGGCGCTGCGGGGGGCCGACTACAAGGCGGCCGAGCAGCACGTCAATGAGCTGCTGCGCGGTGCCGAGGAACTCTCGCGCGCCTACGCAGACGAGCAGCAGCTCTCGGGTCTCACGGCGCTGGAGCGCGAGAAGATCACCGCGCAGCGCCAGGTCGAGCTCAAGTACGCCAAGGAGCTGGCCGCCATCGACAAGATGGCCCTCTCGGATGCCGAGAAACAGGCCCTGCGCGAAATCGCCCTGCAGGCCAAGCGCAAGGAGGGCATCGCCGCCGTCGCCAAGGCCCGGCAGCAGGCGGGCGCGGCCGCCGCCGACGAGATCAACCGCAGCCTCACCGACGCGCTGATGCGCGGCTTTGAAAGCGGCAAGGGGTTCGCGCAGAACCTGGCCGACACCACGCGCAACCTGTTCAACTCCATGGTGCTGCGCCCGGTGATCAGCGCCATCATGACCCCCGTGTCGTTGGTGGTCAGCGGCATCGTGCAGCAGGGCCTGGGCGCGGTGGGCCTGGGCAGCACAGGCACCGGTGTTCTGGGCCTGGCCAGCAACGCCAGCACCGCTTACAACATGGTCGGCGCGCTCAACGGCCAGGGCTTGCTCGGCGGCGTGGGCAGCACTCTGTTCGGCAACGCGGCGGCCTACGGCGCGATGACGCCTGGCCTTGCCCTTGGCGGCCAGCAGGCTGCGATGCTCGCCGCGCAAACCGGCGAATTTGGTCTTGCCGGGGCCACGGCCACCGCCCAGGCAGGCGGCGCAGGCATGGGCGGTTTCGGCGCGCTGCTGTCCAGCCCGCTGGCCATTGCGGGCGGTGCCCTGCTGCTGGGCAACGCCCTGGGCCTGTTTCGCACGACAGAAAAACGCGGTGGCGGCCTCATCGGCACCCTGGGCGAGGCCGGCGGCGTGCACGACGCCGACCTCATGCGCAAGTCGGGCACCCTCTTCGGTGGCCCGGATTGGTTCGTCGAGGACCGCGGCCAATCGGCGCTGGACAAAGCCATCCAGGGCTCGTTTGACGCCAGCAAGACCGCCATCAAGGGCTTCGCCGAATCCCTGGGCCTGGCCACCGACACGATCGACGGCTTCAGCACCGTGCTGGGCACAGAAACCATGGGCGACCATGGCCAGCTCGGCATCCGCCTGGACAACGATGGCCAGCCGTTGAGCGATGCCGAAGTGCAAGCCAAGATCGCCGCCGCCATCAAGGCAGCCGATAACGAGCTGGCACAGCAATTGATCGGCGCCTGGCAAGAGAGCACCGAGCAGGTCACCGAACGGGTGCGCACCGGCTTTTGGGACAGCGGCGACAACGGCGGCTACTCCGACGTCACGCGCGACGTCACCACCACCACATATACCCCGTCGGAATTCGCCCGCGACGGTGAGCAGGCCATAGACACCCTGACGCGCCTGGGCACCAGCCTGCAGGCCACGGGCGCCGCGTTCACCGCGCTGGGTCTCACGCTCTACGACGCAAGCCTGGCCGGTGGCGACATGGCATCGCAACTGGTCGACGCCTACGGCGGCATCGACGCGATGAACGCCGCCCTGGGCGCATACCACCAAAACTACTACACCGATCAAGAGCGCTACACCACGGCGCTGGACGCGGTGCGCGCCGAATTCGAGCGCCTGGACATCGCCATGCCGCCCAGCCGCGCCGCCCTGCGCGCGCTGATCGAAGGCCTGGACCGCACCACCGAGTCCGGGCGCGAGACCTTCGCCGCGCTGACCAATTTGTCCAGCGCCTTTGCCGCCGTCACGCCCCAGCTGTTCGATGCGGGCGCCGAGCTGGCCGGCACCATCCGCTCGGCGCTGCTGGGCAGCTTCGACGGCGCCAGCGCCGGCGCGGCTATGGCCCAGACGGTGCAGCTGGGCATCTACAACGCGATTGCCGGGCAGTTCGCCAACCAGATCACCGGCATCATCGTCGCCGGCGTGGTCGACCCGGTCATCCAGGCCGCCATCACCGGCTCCAGCGTCAGCGCCGCCGTCAGCAGCGCGTCGATCGCGCAAATGGTCGAGCAGGCCAACGCCGTGGCCAGCGCCGCCGCCCAGATCATGAACGACCCGGCCTTCGAGGCCGCGATGCGCGACATCGGCGCCGCCGTCAGCCGCATCACCATCCCCGTGGTGCGCGCCGCCCCGGCGGTGAACACCTACGCCAGCGCGGTGGACCGCAGCGCCAGCGCAGCAACAAAGGCCAGCGACGCCATGGACGCGGCATTTGCCGCGCTGCAGCGCTCGGTCGGCGCCGAGAAAGAGCGCGCACAGACAGCGCTTGAATCTGCGCGCGCCCTTGAGAGCGAATTCGCCAGCCTCTTCGGCTACCTGCGCGGCGCGGTCGCCGATCTGCGCGGCCAGGTGGCGCAGACCGCCGACTGGCAGGCGCAGCAGGGTTGGGCCTTCATCGACGAGGCCCTGAGCGCCTGGCGTGCTGACAGCGCGCTGCCCCAGCAAGAGCAGCTCGCAGCCGCCGTCGACGCAGTGCGCCGCGAGCTTGACGCGGGCTGGGGCGATACCGAGTTCCTTCGCATGGTGCTCGCCAACAAACTCGAAGAACTCCAGGTTGGCAGCGAGGCGGCGCTGAGCGAGCAAGAGCGCCTGGTGCTCGCTGGCGAGGCACAGGTCAGCGCGCTCGATGCGCTGCTGGACAACGCCGCCGACCAGCTCGCCTACGCCAAAGGCACCTACACCGCGCTGCTGGCGCTGCCGCAGGCCATCGCGGGCTTCAACGCCGCCATCGGCGGCAAGGGCCTCCCCGGCACGCCCCTGCCGTCGCCAGACACCTGGGCGCCGCTGATGCTGGATGCGGGCACACCGGCGCCCGCCCCGCAGCTCTACGGCGTGCCCATGGCCAGCATCGCCAGCGCCGATGCCGACAAACTCGCCGCGCTGCTGCAAAAAGTGCTCGATGCGCTCGGCGCACTCAAGGGCAACACCGAGGGCAGCGCCTACCACCAGCGCCGCGTCTCTGAACTATTGGAAGACGTGGCCAACGGCTCGGCCGTGCTGCACACCCGAGAGGCGGCCGTGGCATGACAGACTACGCCCGCCTGCTGGAGCCGCGCGCCATCACCGAGGCGCGCCTCATCGACTGCTCCGTGCCCGAGCCGGACGCGGGCGTGGGCGAGATCGCATGGACGTCTGGCGAAGACACCGCCATCGGTGAGCTGCGCATCCGCGCCAGCACGCACCGCGTCTACAAGGACGCCAAGGGCGGCGTGAGCACCGTTGCCCCAGAGCTCGACCCCACGCGCTGGAAGGACGAAGGGCCAACGAACCGCTGGGCCTGGGCCGACTATTACGAATCCACCGTCACCACCGGCGCCTCGCCGCTCACGCTGCGCGTGCGCCCAGGCGTGTTTGGCTCCATCGTCTTTCGCGCGCTCGACACCGGCTCGGTGCGCGTGCAGTGCTGGGACGCGCCCGGCGGCGCGCTCTACCACGACCAGACCTACGCCACCGACGACTATCTGACGGGCGATCTGATGTGGGAGTTTTATTTTGGCGAGCCGCGCCAGCGCACCTACCTCTTGATCGACAACCTGCCGCTGCACCCCGCGGCCGAGGTGCTCATCACCATGACCAGCCTGGCCGGGGCCGCCGCTGCCGGCGTAGGCACCGTGGCCTTTGGCCTGTGGGAGACGCTGGGCCTGCCCGAATTCGTCTTTGACGCGGACCTGATCGACAGGAGCCGCATCGAAGAGGAGCCCGTCACCGGGCGCATGCGCATCAAGCGCGGCGTGCCTGCGGTCAACGTCAGCGGCACCTGCGTGCTCGACGACGTGCAGGCCAGCCGCGTGGCCGAGGTCATCGCGCGCTACCTGGGCGTGCCCGTGGCCATCTCCATCAGCGCGGCCGCGCGCTACGACTACCTGAACACCTTCGGCCTGGTCAGCGCCACCGTCTCCGCCATCAACCCCAAGCAGGCGCGAGTGCGCCTGCGCACCCGAGGAATCACCTGATGCCCACGCTACCCCCCACCATAGACAACCCGCCCGTGCTGCCCGACCCGGGCGACAAAGAGACCTTCAGCGCGCGCAAGCTCGCCAACATGGCGTGGGTCAACGCAGAGCTGACCCCCAAGGCCAACGCCATCGGCGCGGCCAGCCACGCCAACGCGGTGGAGGCGGCGGGCGCGGCGGTGGCGGCCGCTGACGCGAGCGACGTTGCCGTCGCGGCCAAGAACACGGCCACCGCAGCCGCCACCAGCGCCACCGACGCACGCGATGCCGCCACCGACGCGCGCGACGCCGCGCAGGGCTACAAGAACACGGCCGAGGGCAGTGCATCGGCCGCCGCCACATCGGCCCAGCTCGCCCAGGACTGGGCGAGCAAGACCGATGCCCCGGTCGCCGGTGGCGAGTACAGCGCCAAGAAGCACGCGCAGGACGCGGCCGCATCAGCCGGGCAAGCGGCGGCCGGCGTGCTGGACAAGCCGCTCACCGGCCTGGACCTCTCCGACAGCACTGCCGTTGCCGCGACGGATACGGTGCTGCAGGCATTTGGCAAGCTGCAGGCGGGCAAAGCCAATATCAGCGCTGGCTCGCTAATAAATCTGCTGCCGGATTCGGGGCGGTTCGATACGTCGCTGCCGAATAGTAATAACAATGCCGATGCGCCTGACATCGTTTTCAGTCCAGGTGGTTTCTTCAGTAGCTACAACGGCTCCACGCTCTATGAAGCTGCCCGCAATTATTACGATTCATCCACCTACGGCGGCGCCGCCCCTGCGACACCGGCAACCGTACAAGATTTGTTTACTGCTGCCGGAATGCCGGGGCGTTATCAAACGCAGTTTCGGGTGCTGGGGATAACGTTCGGCACAGGTACAGCCGCAGCAGGCCCCGTGGTGGATGGCATGCAGTTGTATATTGGCGCGGTCAACGCTTTGGCATTGCCACGGCGTATGACGATGGGGATGTGGATACGGGCATACGCTAAGCCGCTGTCAGTATTGGGCACCGTTGTACGCCCCACTGATGGGTGGGTCAAGGTGTTAGGAATCTTCGGTACGTGGGACGGATATAGCACTGCCGGCCCGTTACTTTTCGGCCAATCCGGCGGTAATTGCGAAATCGCGATGCCGTGGGTGGTTGCAGGGTATATTGATTATCAGCCAGATTTTCAACTGCTTGCCACGCCCATCAATCCACTGGTCTTTGACGTCCCCACCAGCACCGTCACCAGCGGTGCCTACACCCTGCAGCTCGTTGACCGTGGCAATTGCGTAGACGTTGGGCACGCCATCACCGTTCCAACGCTTGCAACAGTCGCCTTCCTCAAGGGTAGCGTCGTCAACCTGCAAAACGTCACAGCCAGCGGCTTGACCATCACCGCGCAGTCTGGCGCCACGGTGTATCTCTCAGGCGATCCGACAAAGACCGGCCCATTTACGCTCAAGGGCTACGGTTGGGCAGTTCTGCGCAAGATCGACACAGCATCGACCTGGGTCATCAGCGGGGCCGGTATATGAGCGGCGTCGTTGCTTCATGCGCCGCGATTGCGCGAGTGCAGCCGTTTACTCTCACCCTGTCGAGCTACTACTTCGCCCCAAATATTCGCAATTTAGCGATCGCTGCCGGGTGGAACGCGTCCGCGCCATTGATTGTGTCGATCACGGCAACGACAGGAGGGGCTATCAATGTGCCATCTGCAGCGTCAGCCAGCTTTCCTGGTGGGCTAACGTTACAAATTGCCGCTGGCGCCCGAGTTTTGGGTGCGCAAGTTGGACCTGGCAGCTCGCGCGGCGGTACAGCGATCAAAGTTGCGCAGGCAATCACCATTGACAATCTCGGCAGCATCATCGGCGGCGGTGGCCCGGGCGGCTACGGGGGCAATGCTACTGCAGGCGGCCAGACTGCATCAGGAGGCGCTGGCGGAAGTGGCGCTGGGGTGTCTGCTGGCGGCTATGCTTCATGGACTTCTGGCACAGCAGGGCAAACAAAAACTGACACCGGTTTTCCCCCTGCTTGGGAGATAAAAGGCGGTACAGGTGGGCGTGGCGGCGTTGAGGGTGCACAAGGCGAGGCGGGCAGTAGCGGCGTCATCATTAGCGGAACGGGCACCGCATACCCAGGGAATGCTGGTATGCCAGCTGGCTACGCCGTCGAAGGCAACAGCTATATCACCTGGATCAACACCGGCACGCGCGCGGGAGGGGTTGTGTGATGAACATCACGCAATACCTCCAACTCGCTGGCGTGCCACACGATCTGCACGCGCAGGCGCTGCACTCGCTCGCCAGCGCGCGTGCTGCTACCGGCGGCACCCTCGGCCCGATGCTGTGGCGCAAGCACTTCGTGCGGCTTTTCCGCGCCGGGAAGATCGCCTCGCTGCTCACGTGGGAAGACAACCGTCTGATCGACCGCCATCCCGAGCTTGCGGAATGGGACATCGCGCCAGTGCTCAATGTGACCTGCAACGGCGACAACAGCATCTGGCGCGACACGCCCGAAGGCGGCAGACCCGATCCGAATGGATGGGCGAATCCCGACCCTGGGAGCGTGGATTACCAGCTTGCCTGCCAGCGCAACTACTGGCTCCCGGGTGCGCACCCGAGATCGCCCGAAGCGCGCAAAGCATGGTATCGCCGCAACGCATGTGAGTACGTTGCGTGGGAGCTTGGATGCCCCGTGGAAACCGACGTGCAGGAGTGGACGGACAACGGCATCACCGTGCTGCGCAGCGGCGATGCCTGGCAGATCAGAGGCATCGTCAAGTGGTTCGGGCCGATCCGTCTCAAGATCGACATCGGCTACGAAGTTGGCAACGTCTTCGCGAAGATCAACGGGCGCTGGGTGCAGAGCTGGTACCCGCTGCCGGGCTACGAGCTGCGCGCCTGCGCGGTCTGGGCCGTGTATCCGACGCTGGCGCGGGCGTAGGAGCGAGCCACGATGTAGCTACACGAAAAAAGACGGGCGACCCACCCAGGTGCGCTAACACCTGGCCAGACCCCGAACCTGCAGAGCAAGCTGCAAGCCCGGCGAAGACCCGCCACCTGTCGACAGGCGCGTCAAGCCTATCAGCAATTTCCCCCAGTGAAAGAGGCTTGCAAATATGACAACCCCCATCGTTCCATGGATCGGCGGCAAGCGCCGCCTGGCCAAGCACATCCTGCCGCACTTCCCCGCGCACACCTGCTACGTGGAACCCTTCTGTGGCGCTGCGGCGTTGTACTTCCTGAAGGAGCCGGCCAAGGCCGAGGTGCTCAACGACATCAACGGCGACCTGGTCAACTTGTACCGCGTGCTCAAGCACCATCTCGACGAGTTCGTGCGGCAATTCCGCTGGTCGCTGACCAGCCGCCAGATCTTCAAGTGGCTGCAGGCCACGCCGCCTGAACCACTGACCGACATCCAGCGCGCCGCGAGGTTCTTCTACCTGCAGAAAAACGCCTTCGGCGGCAAGGTCGACGGCCAGACCTTCGGCACGGCCGCGACCGCACCACCCCGGCTCAATCTGCTGCGACTGGAGGAAGACCTGTCCCAGGCGCACCTGCGCCTGGCTGGCACGTACATCGAGCACCTGGACTGGGCCGCGTGCATCGAGCGCTACGACCGTCCCGCCACACTGTTCTACTGCGACCCGCCGTACTGGGGCACCGAAGGCTACGGCGTGGATTTCTCGCTGGATCAGTACGAGCGCCTGGCCGACCTGGCTCGCTCCATCAAGGGCAAGATGGTGATCTCGGTCAACGACATCCCCGAGATGCGCGCGGCCTTCAAAGGCCTGGCCATGGATCGCGTGGAGCTGTCCTACACGGTTGCCCGCGCAGGAGCTCGAAAGCGCTTCGGCGAGCTGGTGATCTACAACTGGGATCGTGCAGGCGCCCTGGGCGAGTAGTTCCTCCGTGTGCAATTTCATTACGCTACGCGAAACTGACAGCCCAAGCACTTATCACGCCTTGATGCCCCAAGTTTTCGCGCGGCGCTTCATAGCCTGGCGCAGCGTTCTGGTGGGGTCAGGGAAACGAATGCCGGCGGCATGGCTGGCATGTCGCCATCGCACGGGTAGGCGGTTGCCGTCCGCATGCAAGCAGGGCTGTCGCGACTGGCTACGCTCCCCGTCGCGGGGTATCTGGCGCGCCGTGGCTCCTGCTGCGCGGCGTTGCGCTCAGCCTTGCAGCGTGATCAGGAAGCGTTGGGTCCGGGGATCCTGGGGGTGCTGGAACAGATCCTGCGACAGCCCGGACTCAACGATGGCGCCGCCCTCCAGAAACACGGTGTGGCTCGCCACCTGCGCGGCCAGGCGCAGGTCGTGCGTGGCCATCAGCATGGTCATGCCCTCGCGCGCCAGGTCGCTCAGCACGGCGACGACCTCGGCCGCCAGGCCCGGGTCCAGCGCCGAGGTGGGCTCGTCGCACAGCAGCACCGCGGGCTCGGGCGCCAGCGCGCGGGCGATGGCCACGCGCTGCTGCTGTCCGCCCGAGAGGTTGGCGGGCCAGGCGTCGGCCTTGTCGGCCAGGCCGACCTTGGCCAGCAGCGCCCGCGCCCGTTCGCGCGCGCGCTCGCGGCTCCAACGCTTGACCGTGACCAGGCCTTCCATCACGTTGTGCAGCGCGCTCTGGTGCGCGAAGAGCTGGAAGTTCTGGAACACCATGCCGGTCTGCAGGCGGATGCGCTGCACCGCCTCGTGCGCCGGGCGCGTGCCGGGCGCAAAGCGCAGGGTTTCGCTGCCGACGGTGAGCGTGCCCGAGTCCGGAATTTCGAGCAGGTTCACGCAGCGCAGCAGCGTGCTCTTGCCGCTGCCCGAAGGGCCGATCAGCGCCGTCACCTGGCCGGGCGCGATCTGCACGCTCACGCCGTGCAGCACCTCCTGGCCGGCAAAGCTCTTGTGGATGTCCTGCAGCGCAATCACCGCCCGCCCTCGGCAAACACCGCATGGCGGCTGAAGTGGCGCTCCAGCCGCACCTGGGCGGACGCAAGCACCGAGCACAGCACCAGGTAGATCAGCGCCGCTTCCACGTACAGCACCAGCGGCTCATAGGTGACCGAGGCGATGCGCTGCGCGGCCTGGAAGATCTCGGGCACGGTGATCACCGCGGCGAGCGACGTGTCCTTGACCAGCGCGATGAAGGAATTGGCCAGCGGCGGCACGGCCACGCGCGCCGCCTGCGGCAGCACGGTGCGGCGCATGGCCTGGCCGCGCGTCATGCCTATCGAATAGGCGGCGTCCCACTGGCCGCGCGGGATGGCTTCGATCGCGCCGCGTATCACCTCGGCGTTGTAGGCGCCGATGTTGAGCGAAAAGCCGATCAGCGCGGCCGTGAAGGGGTCGAGCACGATGCCCGCGCTGGGCAGGCCGTAGAAGATCACAAAGAGCTGCACCAGCAGCGGCGTGCCGCGGATGAGCCAGATGTAAAAGCGCACCAGCGCCACCAGCGGCGCCGGCCCGAACAGCCGCGCGAGCGCCGCCCAGAACGCCAGCACCAGGCCGAAGACGAAGGACAGGACGGCGAGCGGGACGGTGAACTTGATCCCTCCGACCAGCAGCGGCCAGAGGGATTGCCACATCAATTGCAGCCAGTCGGGCACGGGCCTGCGCGGCGTTGGGGGCGGCGGCGCCTCAGCGCAGCTTGGCCGAGAGGTCTTCGCCGAAGTAGCGCTCGGAAATTTCCTTGTAGCTGCCGTCGGCGATCAGCGCATCGATGGCCTTGTCCACCGCGGCCTTGAGCCCGGCCTGGCCCTTGCGCATCAGCACGCCCGAGCGGCCGAACTCCGCGCTGTCGTCCTGCGCCACCACCTTCACCTTGGACTGGGGCTGCTGCTTCTTGAAGTCCAGGTAGGACAGGTAGTCGTTGACCGTGGCGTCCACGCGGCCGGCGAGCAGCAGCGCCACCGCGTCGTTGAAGCCCTGTACCGCCACCACCTGCGCGCCGTTGCGCTCGGCCAGCTTGGCGAAATTGCTGCTGATGCTGTTGGCGGACTTCTTGCCCTTGAGGTCGGCAAAGTTCTTGATGCCGGTCTCGCTCTCGCGCACGATGAGCGCGGCGGCCGAGGCGATGTAGGGCTTGGAAAAGTCGTACTTCGCCTGGCGCTCGGCAGAAATGCCCACCTGGTTGATGACCACGTCGTAGCGGTTGACGTTGAGCCCCGCGATCAGCCCGTCCCACTTGCCTTCGACGAATTCGGCCTTGACGCCGAGCTTGGCCGCGATTGCGCGGCCGATGTCCACGTCGAAGCCGACGAGCTTGTTGTCCGCCGCCTGGTGGAAGCTGAAGGGTGCGTAAGTGCCTTCGGTGCCGATGCGGATCGTGCCCGCCTTCTGGATGGCGGCCAGGTCGTCGGCGGCCAGCGCCGGGGTTTGTGCCCACAGGGCAAGGCTGGCGATGCCGGCGGCCAGCCACAGGGTCTTGAACAGTTTCATGGTGCTCTCTCGATGTCTTGCGCGCCGGCCTGCGGCCAGCGCCCGGCCACCAAGTATGCGCGCAATCGCTGCGGGGCAAGGCCCGGGCCAGCGATTGTTTGGCAATGTGCTTATGCCGGCCCGCCGCCCGGCTGCACACCAGCCAGGCTACGCGCGGCCGCCACGCCCAGGCGCACCGCGCCTTCCAG
This portion of the Comamonas flocculans genome encodes:
- a CDS encoding amino acid ABC transporter ATP-binding protein codes for the protein MIALQDIHKSFAGQEVLHGVSVQIAPGQVTALIGPSGSGKSTLLRCVNLLEIPDSGTLTVGSETLRFAPGTRPAHEAVQRIRLQTGMVFQNFQLFAHQSALHNVMEGLVTVKRWSRERARERARALLAKVGLADKADAWPANLSGGQQQRVAIARALAPEPAVLLCDEPTSALDPGLAAEVVAVLSDLAREGMTMLMATHDLRLAAQVASHTVFLEGGAIVESGLSQDLFQHPQDPRTQRFLITLQG
- a CDS encoding amino acid ABC transporter substrate-binding protein; the protein is MKLFKTLWLAAGIASLALWAQTPALAADDLAAIQKAGTIRIGTEGTYAPFSFHQAADNKLVGFDVDIGRAIAAKLGVKAEFVEGKWDGLIAGLNVNRYDVVINQVGISAERQAKYDFSKPYIASAAALIVRESETGIKNFADLKGKKSANSISSNFAKLAERNGAQVVAVQGFNDAVALLLAGRVDATVNDYLSYLDFKKQQPQSKVKVVAQDDSAEFGRSGVLMRKGQAGLKAAVDKAIDALIADGSYKEISERYFGEDLSAKLR
- a CDS encoding DNA adenine methylase, encoding MTTPIVPWIGGKRRLAKHILPHFPAHTCYVEPFCGAAALYFLKEPAKAEVLNDINGDLVNLYRVLKHHLDEFVRQFRWSLTSRQIFKWLQATPPEPLTDIQRAARFFYLQKNAFGGKVDGQTFGTAATAPPRLNLLRLEEDLSQAHLRLAGTYIEHLDWAACIERYDRPATLFYCDPPYWGTEGYGVDFSLDQYERLADLARSIKGKMVISVNDIPEMRAAFKGLAMDRVELSYTVARAGARKRFGELVIYNWDRAGALGE
- a CDS encoding phage tail length tape measure family protein, yielding MSNEFNVAVKVSADASQLTAELKRAGGALQEFTARAQGAGAGVTGALQSTTTAAQAMGAAVHSGAQAHRAGAQSAAQHADALRGAAAQVTNTVTALGGLAGQGAQAGAALGSTTGAVRALVTAAGVATTGLGALAIAGGALITAYARGSAEADHYRLAIVTTGNAAGTSVDQLAGYARQIASVSGTQAQAAETLAMFTDTGAVGTGMLREAAQAAIEWERATGQAASTTAAKFAALARDPLAATVKLNEGMNFLTTSTYQQIKALQEQGRTSDAAAAAQHALADAFTTRAGEIEANLGTIERGWRGVKDMAASAWDAMLNIGREGTKSDRLQALKAELAQHQAAQAIDTRGLAMESSASVMARRGQSERAQQIENEIAALEAEIGTEETLAQLQAKGAADRKLYFEWEKQGDALRTKAQRREQAIRSAEAEGQALLNAGLITEAQLRERIDAIRQKYRDRKSAGTGAPGRPDSELASLQAQLQAAQLYGEQLSTLGTAASALNAGERASLKIGEELKQVTDDKTAARLREKQAIADALGAQLRSNDGLQESLKAHQADIDANYADADAIEQRAKAQEAANATLGKSKAAIEEMTLAELKHQMAEAQGSDSFDPKYIASLERKIAAQERWVTALRGADYKAAEQHVNELLRGAEELSRAYADEQQLSGLTALEREKITAQRQVELKYAKELAAIDKMALSDAEKQALREIALQAKRKEGIAAVAKARQQAGAAAADEINRSLTDALMRGFESGKGFAQNLADTTRNLFNSMVLRPVISAIMTPVSLVVSGIVQQGLGAVGLGSTGTGVLGLASNASTAYNMVGALNGQGLLGGVGSTLFGNAAAYGAMTPGLALGGQQAAMLAAQTGEFGLAGATATAQAGGAGMGGFGALLSSPLAIAGGALLLGNALGLFRTTEKRGGGLIGTLGEAGGVHDADLMRKSGTLFGGPDWFVEDRGQSALDKAIQGSFDASKTAIKGFAESLGLATDTIDGFSTVLGTETMGDHGQLGIRLDNDGQPLSDAEVQAKIAAAIKAADNELAQQLIGAWQESTEQVTERVRTGFWDSGDNGGYSDVTRDVTTTTYTPSEFARDGEQAIDTLTRLGTSLQATGAAFTALGLTLYDASLAGGDMASQLVDAYGGIDAMNAALGAYHQNYYTDQERYTTALDAVRAEFERLDIAMPPSRAALRALIEGLDRTTESGRETFAALTNLSSAFAAVTPQLFDAGAELAGTIRSALLGSFDGASAGAAMAQTVQLGIYNAIAGQFANQITGIIVAGVVDPVIQAAITGSSVSAAVSSASIAQMVEQANAVASAAAQIMNDPAFEAAMRDIGAAVSRITIPVVRAAPAVNTYASAVDRSASAATKASDAMDAAFAALQRSVGAEKERAQTALESARALESEFASLFGYLRGAVADLRGQVAQTADWQAQQGWAFIDEALSAWRADSALPQQEQLAAAVDAVRRELDAGWGDTEFLRMVLANKLEELQVGSEAALSEQERLVLAGEAQVSALDALLDNAADQLAYAKGTYTALLALPQAIAGFNAAIGGKGLPGTPLPSPDTWAPLMLDAGTPAPAPQLYGVPMASIASADADKLAALLQKVLDALGALKGNTEGSAYHQRRVSELLEDVANGSAVLHTREAAVA
- a CDS encoding amino acid ABC transporter permease; its protein translation is MPDWLQLMWQSLWPLLVGGIKFTVPLAVLSFVFGLVLAFWAALARLFGPAPLVALVRFYIWLIRGTPLLVQLFVIFYGLPSAGIVLDPFTAALIGFSLNIGAYNAEVIRGAIEAIPRGQWDAAYSIGMTRGQAMRRTVLPQAARVAVPPLANSFIALVKDTSLAAVITVPEIFQAAQRIASVTYEPLVLYVEAALIYLVLCSVLASAQVRLERHFSRHAVFAEGGR